In Deltaproteobacteria bacterium, the genomic stretch GCTGGTCATCGGCATCCGCAGCAAGACCCGCGTCACCAAGGCGGTGATCGATGCGGAGCCACGGCTGACCGCGATCGGAGCGTTCTGCATCGGCACCGATCAGATCGATCTCGTCGCGGCGCGGGCCGCCGGCGTCGCGGTCTTCAACGCCCCGTTCTCGAGCACGCGCAGCGTCGCCGAGCTGGTGATGGCCGAGTTCGTGGTGCTCGCGCGGCAGGTGTTCGCGCGGTCACGGGCGGCGCACGAGGGCAAGTGGGCCAAGAACGCCCAGGGCTCGCACGAGATCCGCGGCAAGACCCTCGGCATCATCGGCTACGGCCACATCGGCAGTCAGCTGTCGATCCTCGCCGAGGCCTTCGGCATGCAGGTGCTCTTCCACGACGTCGTCGCCAAGCTGCCGCTGGGCAACGCGCGCCAGGCCACCAGTCTCGACGACGTGCTGACCGGCAGCGACTTCGTCACGCTGCACGTGCCCGACACCGAGTTCACGCGCGGCATGATCGGCGAAGCCGAGCTGGCCAAGATGCGGCGCGGGGCCTACCTCGTGAATGCCAGCCGCGGCCGCGTGGTCGATCTCGACGCGCTGCGGGTCGCGCTCGATGCCGGCCACATCGCCGGCGCGGCGCTCGACGTGTATCCCAGCGAGCCGGCCAGCGAGAGCGATCCATTCACCTGCGCGCTGCAGGGCCTCGACAACGTCATCCTCACCCCGCACATCGGCGGCTCGACGCAGGAGGCCCAGGCCAACATCGGCCTCGAGGTCGCCGGCGCGGTCGGTCGCTATCTCGAGGTCGGCCGCACGATCGGCTGCGTGAACCTGCCGCACCTCGACATGCCGGCGCCGACCGGCCTGCGCGGCCAGCCGGTGTGTCGACTCGTCAACATCCACCGCAACGTGCCGGGCGTGCTGTCGCGGATCAACCGCGTGATCGCCGAGAGCAACATCAACATCGCCGGCCAGGCGCTCGCGACCATGGAGGACGTGGGCCTGCTCTACGTCGACCTGCCACTCGCGCCCGGCGATGCTGCGGCCGCCGAGCTCTCGCAGGCGATCGCAGCGCTCGACACCAGCGTGCGCACCCGCGTGGTCGCGCTGTAGCGCGCCCGCCGTGCCGCGGGTGAGTCACTCGCGCCAGGCGGTCAGCCGGAACGACCAGTCCTCGGGACCGCCGTCCCCCTGCACCGCGCAGCGGGCATCGGCGACGACGATCTGCAGATCGCCCAGCGCGGTGGCTTCGCCGGGGTAGGCGAACACATCGTCGCCGTCGACGGCACGGACCACGCGCAGCGTCCCGTCGGGGTCGCACGCACCGGCCTCGAGATGCGCGTCGATTGCTGCCAGCCACGCGTCGGCTGCGACGCGCGCATCGTCGTCGGGGAGCGCACACACGTGCACGAGGCCGCCGCCGCGCGCTTCGCTGGTCGAGGCCACGATCAGCTGACCCCCCTGCTCGAGGCGCACCGCGGTGCCGCTGCCGGCCTCGAAGCCCCACCAACGATCGAGCGTGAGCTCGACCGGTTGCGCGAGATCGAGGCCCACGAATGCCGAGTGCTCCTGCGTGATCCGCAGCTCGACGGGGGTCGCGGGCTCGAGGCCGTTCAGATCGCAGCGCAGCGCGAGCACCCACCCAGACTGGGCATCGCCGCCCGACGACTCGATGGTGCATGGTCCGGCGTTGACGATCGCGTCTCCCTCTTCGTTGGCATCGTCGGGGCGCGCGGCATCGACGGCGAGCGCCGTGGAGCTCGTGCCGCCGGGACACGACGGCAGCTCGGTGTCTGCGCTGCTCGAACCATCGACCGCCGTGCTCGACGCGTCGCTGCCCCCAGTCGAGTCCCCTTCAGCTGAGCCGGGCGCGACCGTACACGCGACCGTCACGGCGATCAGCATCGCCAACGCAGAACCTTCCACCAGTGCATCACGTACCCAAGCCACCGTAGGAGCGTACGCGGCGCACACCGCTGCGACAAGCGCCACGGAGCTTCATCACGGGCGGTCGAAGAACGACGTCTGTTGCAGGCGCAGCCCCGCGAGGATCTGCGCGACGCGTGCGGCGGACAACCTGCCGATGTACGCGCCGAGCCGCTCGCGATCCACCGCGTCGATCTGTGAGACCACCACGATGCTCGGCCGCTCGAGCCCACCCTCGCCGGCGTCGAGCAACACGTTGCCCGGCTCGCTGGCGCGGCGCGGGTTCGAGGTCAACGCACACACGACGATCGAGTGCACCCGCGAATGGTTGAACACATCGTCCTGCACGACCACGTGGGGATGCGCGAGGCCGGGGACGCCACGATCGTCGGCGGCGGCGACCCAGTAGAGGTCGCCGCGATCGATGCGCCGTGCGCCGGGCTGCACGCCTCGGAGTCTACGTCACCGCCGTGCGCGGCGCTCGGCCCACGGCAATGTCGGCAGCTCCGATCCCACGAGCGCGAGCACATTGCGGTGGCTTCGGTTCAGCGCAGCACGACCACGAAGGCGTCGCCGTTGCCCCACTGATCGGGCCCCCCGGCGAACGCGGGCTGCCAGGCGTTCGTGGTGGGGAACCCGGCGCCATCGGCCGCGCCGACGATCACCGCGGTGCAGTCGTCGGCCAGAGTTGCGCCGCGGCCGTTGTCGTAGGCGCCACCGCCGAAGTACGAGGCGTAGCGAGGCGCGTCGAGATCGGCGCCGAAGCGAATCGCGTACGCATCACGATTGCCGCCGAAGCTGGGTTGGTAGGCGCCGGCCGTGCTCGGCAGATCGGTCGAGGTGGTCTCTCCGGTGAACAGGACCTCGCCCGCCGCGGTGACCGAGACGCCGTCGGGGCCCTCGTTGCCGCTGCCGCCATAGTAGGTGGCGGCGACGAGCGTGCCCTCGGTGGTGAGGCGCGCGACGAAGGCATCCATCGCGCCGCCGCCGTACTGTGGCTGGTGGGCGCCGGGCGTGGTGGGGAGGTCCGTCGATGCCGTGCCGCCGCCGATGAAGAGGTCACCGGCACCGAGGCCGATCGCGTGGGTCTCGAAGTACTCGTCGCCGCTGCCGCCGATGTAGGCGCCCATCTCGAGTGCGCTGCCGTCGGCGGAGAGCCGTGCGACGTAGAGATCGACGCCGCCGGCGTTCGACGTCGTGACGCCGGTGCCGGTGGTCGGTAGATCGGTCGAGTCGGTGAAGGTCGCGACATACGGCCGCTCCTGGTCATCGACGCGAACCGACGCGATGCCCGACTCGGCCCCGGTGCCGCCGAGCCAGGTCGCCCACAGCACCTGCGTGCCGTCACCGCTGATCTTTGCGACGCCCGATTCCGAATCGTCGTGCCGCATCGGTTGGTACGCATTCGCGACGGCGGCACCGAGCCACGGCGCGGTCCCCTGGGCGCCGGGCTGGTAGGTCATCGCGGCATAGATGTCGCCGTCATCGTCGAGAGCGAAGTCGCGGATGAGGTGGCCGACGCTGAAGTAGCTGGCCCATTGCACGGTGCCACCGTCGCCGGCGATCTTGGCGATGAACCCATTCTGAAGGCCGTAGAAACCCGAGTCGTTGCCGAGATACTCGGTCTGGAACACGCCGGCGGTCACCGGAAAGCCGGGCCCAGCACGGCCCGAGACGAGCACGTCGCCGTTGCCGTCGACCTCGACGGCGTAGGCGCGATCGTAGTTGGGGCCGCCGAGATAGGTCGCCCACTCGAGCGTGCCGTCGCTGGTGAACTTGGCGACGAAGACATCGCTGTCGCCGTGGCCACCGGTCGCACCGCCGCCTCCCCCGAACGAGCCATCGGCGGCGCCGGGGGTCACCGGGAAATCGTTCGAGGCCGTGCCTCCGACGACCACCACCGAGCCGTCGGGGAGGACTGCAGCGTCGCGCGCGTGCTCCCAGTCGGCGCCGCCACCGAGGTACGTGGCGAACGCGACCTCGTAGGGAATCTCGACCGCATCGCCACATGCGGCCGCGCCACCCGTGTCGCTACCGCTGTCGCTCGAACCATCGCTGTCACCGCCACTCGAATCATCGCTACCCACGGTCGTGGACACCGTGGTGCCGTCGGTTGCCGTGGTGCCATCGGTCGCGCTCGCGCCGGTCATCGATCCCGCGCTGCTCGACGCGGTCGTCGCGGAGCCCTGACTCGCCGAACCGGCGTCACTCGAGCCCGAGTCGCCACCGTCGTCGGCCGGTTCGTTGGTGTCACCACAGGCGATCGCGAACGAGCCGGCGAAGAGGACGAGGGCGCGAAGAAGGCGAGGCGAAGCGAGCATGCGGCGGCTGGCTAGCAGGAGCCGGACCGGGGCAGGGTTTGCAGTGATCCCGGCTCGGTAGGGCAGGAGCGGCGACCGTGAGCTCGTGGTGTCGCGAGGCGAAGTCTGCAAGGAGGTCACAGTGACGCCAACCTCGGTGCGGCGGAGTGTCGTGCGGTCGACGTCCTCGAGTGATGGCGACGCGATGGGCGTTTGGTCGCAGATCGCCGCTCTCGTGGTTCTCTACCGACGTTCGTCACACCCTCGAACACGCCGACGAAGCCCGGTACGCTGGCGCGACGTACGATCCGATCGGCGTAGAACCCGATGCCTCTGCCACACCTGTCACTCGCCCAGCGTGGCGCCCTCGAGCACGTGGCCGCGCAAGCCAGGCGACGCCGAGCCGAAGCGGTGGCGCTGCAGGATCACATCCGGCGCATGAGCGACATCTCGGCCGGTGACTTCCGCGAGGCGGCGCTCAGCCTCGAGCGGCATGCTCGGGTAGCGCTTCACTTCCATCCCGACCGTCCCGACGCGGCAGGGGACACCGTCGCCCAAGCCTTGCTGCGCGATGGTGTCTATCGCAGTCAATACGAGACGGGTCTGTCGAACGGCGGTCTGTCCGCCCACCCTGGCGGGCGGCGGGATCTGTGCGAGGAGCTGCTCTTCGGTGGCGCCTACCATGCGCCCGACACGACGGCCGCCGAGCGACCGAAGTACGGTGCGCTCGGCATCCTGCGCCACGCGGACGGTCCTTCACCGCGGTTCGGCTCCTGCTACCTCGTGCTCGCCGCTGCGGTTGGACCGCGCTGCACGTTCACCTATCTGGATTCCCACGAAGCGGCAGTCGAGCGGGGGACCCTCGACGAGTTCGACGACGTATTCGCGGCAGTGCTGCGCAGCGTCTTCGATCACGGGATGGCTCTGGGCGAGTCCGATCTGACCGTGCCAAACCTGGTTCATCGCCTGCGCTGCGACCTGTCGGCGCCGCTCCACGATCTTCGGCGACTCCGCGTCGCCAGGAACCTCAATCACTACGTAGAGGCTCAGGTCCACGGCGATGTGGTGCTGGAGCGAGATGTCGATGCGCTCGTGGCCGACCCATCGTTTCGCGACGCGGAGACAGGTCGCGTGCTCGCCGAGCTGTGCGTGCGCAACGCGATCACGCTTCACTGGCATCCGGGGTTCGTGCTCTCCTGCGATGACGTCCCCCGTGACTTCCGTGGCCATACGATGCCCTCGCTCGCACAGCGAGTTGCGCGGTCCGGCATCGTCGACGCGCGGGCGATCGGCGCCGCGGTCACCGACCTGCGGGTGAATCCAGGTGCGTGGTGCGATCGCGGGCGCCCCGAGGACGTCTTGCAGGAACTGAAGCTCCTGTGGCACGTGCTGGTGAAGTACGGGACGCCGGCGTGAAGGCGAGCGGCCGCCGGCCACCTCCCTCACGCCCCCCGGTCGATTCCTCCACGGGTCCACCGCGGCCGGTGCATCTACGTTCGCGCCCATGACCGACCGCAGCTCCGCTCTTGTTCTCGGGTGGTTCGTCGCCACCGCATGCACGACCACCGATCCCAACGCGGGGTCGAGCGACGACACCGCCGGCGAGAGCTCGGGGCCGACCGGCCCCGGGTCCTCGGCAAGCGCGACGGCTTCGACCACCGCCACCAGTGCTACGAACACGTCGGTCTCCACCGCCGCCGACAGCACCGACTCCGACGCGGACGACGAGGGCAGCAGCAGCGGCGGTCACACCGTGCTGCCCTGCGAGGGCCTCGATGCGGCGGCCGGGTGGGAGCACATCACGCCGGCCGAGGTCGACCTCGGTGCCGAGTTCGACACGCCAGCGGGCGAGAACTATGGCGTGCACTCGTTCGTGATCGATCCGCAGAACACCGCGACGATCTATCTCGGCACCAGCGCCCAGGGCATCTACAAGTCCACCGATTGCGGCGCGAGCTGGGTGCACATCGACACCGGCACCAACGCCGACGTCATCGACGGCGGACGCCAGTGGTCGTTCGTGATCGACCCGGTCGACCCGCAGGTCATGTACACGAACACCGGCTACGGTGCCAACGGCGTGTGGAAGTCCACCAATGGTGGCGTCGACTGGGAGCCCTTCGTCGACCCGGCCTACCTCGCCGCGATGCAGTTCGGTGGATTCGTGCAGTACGTGCGCATGGACGCTTCGGACCACGAACATCTCATCGTCACGCCCCACTTCGAGTGCGAGATCGGTGCGGTCGACGGCCTGCCACTGACCAAGAACTGCATCCTCGAGACCTTCGATGCCGGGCAGACCTGGGACATCCTCGAGGGCACCCCACCGGCGGGCGAGGGCGTGTTCCAGACCATGCTCGATGCCAACACCTGGTACTGGTCGAGCGGGTTCGACGGCATGTGGCGCACCGCCGACGGCGGCCAGAGCTGGCAGCACGTCTTCGACGAGGGCTACGCCAACGCCTCGCTCGTGCGTGCCGCGGACGGCTCGCTGCTCGCCGGCGGCGTGTTCTCGACCTTGATCAGCACCGACGGCATCACGTGGAGCGCGATCCCCGACTCACCGGGCACCGACGTGCTCGCCGGCGACGACGAGCGGCTGTTCGGCTCGCGCAACGGCTTCTACGTGACCGCCAGCGCCGACGATCCCACCACGTGGAGCGAGCTGCCGATGCCGGCGTTCCCCGATCCGGGCTACATCACCACCTGGGATCTGAAGTACGACGCCGATCACCGCGTGCTCTACTCGCTCAACAGCCGCAACGGCTTCTGGCGCCTGCTCGTGCCGTGAGCACGGCGGAGAATGACGGGCGCCGTGCGGCACCCGACTGTGCGATCACATGAGGATGGCGTGGATCGGCCCGATCGCCGCCGGCACCTGCGGCGCGTCGATCATCTCGAGCAGGTCGATCTCGATCCCGCGGCTCATCGCCGTGATCGGCACGTCGTTCGGGCCGCCTTCGAAGGGGTTCTCGGAGGTGCTTCCGATCTTGTCCATCGTGTGGAAGACCCACGCGATGAGGGCGCCCAGCGGCACCGACAGCCACGACGCCACAGGTCCGAGATCGCGGAACTCCGGGTGCAGCGCAAATGGCAGCAGCACGATGAACATCCACACGAAGATCAGGTTCAACGTTGCGTACTGCCGCGGGTAGGGGAAGTTCTTGATGCGTTCGCAGCGGCCCTGGTGATCGTAGAGCGTCGACAAGATCGTCATCATCTCGATGTGGCGCAGCTCGGTGAGCGCGCCGTCGTCGGCGAGCCGCCGCAGCGCGGCCGATTGCAGGGCCAGCACGTGGGTCGCGCGATTCTTCTTCGCCAGCACCCGCGCGAGCTCGTCGGGCTCGAGGAACTCGGCCAAGGCGGCCTCGAGCGGCTGCGCGGCCTCGGGCAGTGTGTACGTGCGCGCGCGGTACTCGATCTGATGCGGAAGATTCATGGTCTCCCACACCCGCGGCTCGCGTAGCTGGTAGCGCATCGCGACCAGCCACGCGAGGTGGCGATGCACCAGCGCCCGTCGCGTGCCGCCGTCGTCGGTCTTCGACACGTAGTCGAGCACGGCGATCGCCCACGTGCGGCTGCTGTTCACGATGCCGCCCCAGATCTGCCGCGCCTCCCACAGTCGGCCGTAGGCCGCGTTCCCCTTGAAGCCGGTGAGGAACGCGACCGCCGTGCCGACGATCGCCAGCGGTGCCCACGGCAACGCCGGCAACTGCAGCCCTAACGCGTCCAACAGCTTCGGCAGCGCCGCGACCACCAAGAAGACCACGGTCTCCCGTCGCGTCCACAGGGTGATCTCGGTGAGTGAATAGCTCCGGCCCGCGTGCATCGGCGCGCAGCGTACCGCCCGCCACCGCGAGAATCACCCCGGGCGATCGCGTGCAGCATTTCGCTGACCTCTTGCGCGCTGACCTGATAGCCCCGCCGTCGCAACTCTGCTGGGCGAGACGGGCGAGACCGTTGGCCCATCCGCGCTGGGTGAGCTAAGCTCACCGGAGCGCAGGTCGATGCACTGCGCCGTAGGCTAGCAGCGAGGTGGAGCATCACCACCGTCGAGTCGAGTGTGTCGTCGAAGGTCGTGCTGTCGTGCCGTGGTGCATCAGGTCGAAGTGTCGTGGTCGGTGGCCGTGTTGCGGCGCGATGGTGCTCGTGGTCGCGGGTGCCTGCGCGGAACAGTCGGAGCCCCGCGAGTGGTCGACCCGGGATTTGATCGTCGTCGAGCCGTACGATCCCTACGGCACCGCCCGCGAGTACGCGCTCGTCGACGCGGACGGCGAGCGACGCCCGCTTCCGATCCAAGAGGTGGAGTCGGTGAGCTGGGCGCTCGATGGCGACGTCCTGCTCGCACACACGTCCCTCGGTGCGGTCTGGGGGTGGTCGGGGCATGAAGAGCCCCCGTGGCTGCTCCACGAGCCGTCCGTCATTCCGGGGCTCACCCAGACGCTGCAGGTCGCGCCCGGTGGACGCTACGCGGCGCTGCACAATTACACGGAGACGGTGCGGGGGTTGGGTCTGACGGTGCTGGATGTTCTCGAGCGCCGTCCCGTCGGCGCTCCGCTCGCGTGCACGACCGGACCCGGTGTCGTGTGGGTCGGCGAAGGCCCTGAGCTGCTCGAGGAGACCGACGAATGCGGCTGCTGTCTGATGCCCACGCCATTCACCGTGACCCACGTGCGTCCCGGCGGTGAAGACGACGTGTTGGTCGCTGGCGTCGAAGTATCGCCGCAGATCGACATCGATCCACGACGAAGTCTCGCCACGGTCTCGTCGGAGGGGCGGTGGCAGCTCTACGAGCTCGGCCGCGATGACGACGTGTTGGTGCTCGATGAACCCGATGCGAGCGAGTATCGGAGCTGGTCACCGGATGGCAAGCACATGGCACAGGTCACCGACCAGCAGGGCGTCGTGCGCGACCGCCGAGGCGCGGTGGTCTGGGAGGGCGAGCTCGCCGGGTTCTCGAGCATGACGTGGTCGCGCGCCGGTGATCGCTTCGTGGTGCAGCGGAGTTGTGCCGACGATCTGTGGCGGCTCGAGCTGGTCGATCTCACGCGAAGCGAACCAGTGGAGATCGTGGGCTGCGACGATCTGAGGTTGGTCAGTTGGAGTCCACGAGGCGACGCGCTCCTCATGAAGGTCGGCTGCGGGGACGACGATGGCGCGCTCGAGCGCGTCGATCTCGGCACCAACGAGCGACGGAGGTTGATCGACGCGACCCCGTGCGACACCATCGGATTGGGATGGTCACCCGACCAAACCACCTACGCTGCGTGGGAAGCGTGCGAGGCGGGCGGGGCCCGCGTGCGGTTCTTCGACGCGGACGGCGAAGCGATAGCAGCCGGCTCCTGCGATGCGTACCTGGATGCAGTGTGGTCTCCGGACTCTGACATGCTGGCGCTCACGCAGGGCCGCTTCGGCGACGAGGGGGCGCCACCGCATCTCCACCTGCTGCGCAGCGACGGCAAACTTCGCGATCTCGGCGAGGGTCTCATTCCGCTCGGCGTGCACAACGACTGGCGCCCGGGCCCTCCCTAGTATGTGTCCGACCGCGATACGGACGACGCGCGCATGAACTTCGACGACGAGCACGAGCGCCGAAAGGCGGCCTTTCCGGAGGCGATCCGCGCCGCGCACGGGCACTCGAGCCATCATCGGGCTGAGCTGCTGGCGAGTGCGACGTGCGGCTGCTTCTACTGCTGCGCCACGTTCGCACCGGGCGAGATCGACGAGTGGACGGACGAAGTCGACGACGAGGGTCAGACTGCGCTCTGCCCACGGTGCGGAGTCGACGCGGTCCTCGGTGATCGATCGGGATACCCGCTGTCGCCGGAGTTCCTCCGGGAGATGCATCGCCGCTGGTTCTAACGACGCGCCGCGGCCGACCGAGCCCAGGCCGAGGTCGGGGGGCATCTCATCATGCGCGCGTTCATTCGTGATCAACTGGCCCGCTTGGGCTTGGGCAGACTCGCCAAGCACCCGCCTCCGAACCAGGTATCGTCAGATGCCGACCCCGGCGAGCGCCCCTGGTCGCTGGGAGTCGAGCAGAGCCTGCAGCGCCGAGAGGTCAGCGTGACGGGGATGATCACCGACCGGAGCGCGACGACGATCATCGCGCAGATGCTGTACCTCGACGCAGAGGATCCGGCGGCCCCGATGACCCTGCGCATCGACTCGCCCGGTGGCGTCGCGACATCGACGTTGGCGATCTACGACGCGATCCAGCACGTCAAGGCGCCGGTTTGCACCGCCGTCGCGGGCGTGGCCGGAGGAACGGCAATCCTGATCGCCGTCGCGGGCGCGTCCGGCCATCGCACCGCGACCGCGAGGTCGCTCTATCGCTTCGTCCGCTTCCGCTTCCGGTACAGAAGTGAAGCGGCGGGGCGCGAGTGCGATCGCCTGGTCGACGCGTTCGCGGCGGCGATCGGCAGGCACACGCAGCTCGATCGACGCGCGGTCGCCCGCGCGATGGATCGAGAGGAGCGGATGCATGCGCTCGTCGCGTTGCGACGTGGCTTCGTCGACCATGTCGGGGGCGGCGACCTACTCGATGGTGGTCGCTGATCGCCGGCGATCACTCGAGCCCGCCTTGGGTGCGTGGGGTGACGACGCGCCGGTGTTGAGCTGCGAAGTCGAGGGCGGCCACGGGCGCAGGCCCGGCGTGTCGAACATGGGCACCTGCGTGGGCGGGGTCGCACTCGCGGGGCGCTCCTGCGGGCCGCAGCAGCGAGCGCAGTGCGTGATGGTTCGAGAAGACACCGAAGTAGCAGACCTGATGCTGCCGCGGCGGCGGCACCAGGCCGACCAGGCGGGCGAGGAAGCGCTCGGGCTCGACATCGACGTGGGTCGCGCCTCGCCGCGAGGACGCCCCGACCTCACTTGTGCGTCCAATCCGCAACGCCATCGATGACGTCCTCCCAGGCGCGTCGATCGAGGATGGCCGCGCGTTCCCGATCCGATACTCTGCCGGACGTGCCGAAGCTCAAGCCGAAGGATCCGCTCGCCGCCGTCCGCTCTCATCCCGAGAAGGTGAAGAAGCTCGAGATCAACCCGGCGGACGCGCGGAACAATGGCTTCGAGGTGAAGCCCCTGAAGGCGTTCCCCGAGGAGGTCCTGGCGTGCAAGAACCTCGTGTCGCTCGAGATCTTTCGCGGCATCACCGGCCCAGTGACGATCCCCGACGGCATCGGGAAGCTGAGGAACCTCGAAGTGCTCATGCTTGGCGGTCTCTCGCTGAGGGCGGTGCCAAAGGCCATCGGCGACCTGTCGAAGCTGAAGACGCTGAGTCTCGACTACAATGCGTCGCTCGCGGCGCTCCCCGACACGATCGGTCGCCTGAAGAACCTCGAGACGATCAGCTTCACGGACACGAGGATTCGGGAGCTCCCCAAGGCTCTCTTCGACTGCAAGCGCCTGAAGCGACTCGATCTGCGTGGTATCGCGAAGGTGCCGCCTGGACTCGGCAAGCTCACCAACCTGGAAGAGCTCTACATCCAGGCGAGCGCGCTCGCGGGGGTCGGCGCAGAGATCGGCAGGCTCACGAAGCTGAAGACGCTGTTCGTCGACGGGAAGGGCGCGGTGCCTGCGGCCGTCTTCTCGCTCTCGGGAGTGACGACGCTCCAACTCCGGGGCCTCGGTCTGAAGGAGCTCCCGCCACTGGGCGGCCTGAAGAAGCTCGTTCGACTCGACATCAGCGACAACAAGCTGACTTCGGTCTCTCCGGCGATCGCGAGCCTGCCGGCGCTCGAGGTCCTCGACTTCAGCGGCAATCCGCTTCCGATCGAAGAGAAGCGCATCGTCGACGCGATGATGAAGGTCTCGCCTGCGAAGCGCGCTTCGAAGCTCGGCGCCGCGAAGCCGAAGCCCGCCGCAAAGGCGAAGACAGCCACCAAGACGAAGAAGGCTGGAGCCCGGAAGGCGCAACCTCGCCCCAAGGCGCCTCGGCGATTCGGCAGCGTCGTGAGCGAGAACCCCTCGCTCGTGATTCGCATCGGCGAGAAGGACTCGAAGAAGAGGCCGGTCACGGTCAGCCTCGACGTGGGACAAGGCATCGCGCACGTCTGGGCCGCGGGCAACGACGGCCGCCTCGCGGTCACGGAGATGGTGCTCGAAGGAGAAGAGTCGGACATGAGCGCGGACGATCGGGAGCTCTTCTTCGAGTTCATCCGCGCTCCGCTGGCCAAGGGAGCGAAGCTGGTCGGAAAGTTCGACATCGAAGACGACGACGACTGGATGATCCAGCTCGCGCCCGCGAAGGGCGACGCAGAGGAAGACGGCGTGGTCGTCGATGTCGTCAGCACGAGCTGGAAGGTCATGCTCGAGCCCGAGGTGCGCGCCGCGTGGGGCAAGGGCCGCCGCTGTCTCCTGGTTCCAGCCTGAGCCTAAGGGGTTTGAAGGAGCCTAAGAGGTTTGAAGCGGGTATCGGAGACGTGGTTCGTGCGTGCAGTGGCTGAGGCTGCGAGCCAGCGTACGTGCTGAGCTAGGGGCGGGGAGGATTGCGCTTGGCCGTGGTGCGCTGCGGGAGCGTCGTCGTGGGCGGGCGTCGCTGGGAAGGACCCGGCGCGCGAAACGGTGGCGTGGTGCTGTCAGGGGCGCGACGGTCCGGCGACGGTCCGACGACGCTCCGGCGGTGCCGCGCGTTTGGAGGTTCAAGGGTCGAAGAAACCGAGTTGTCCGGGCGGGTGCGGACGAGGCGGCGGCCTTGCACCGTGGAGCAGACGAGCGATCTCGTCGGCGTCGGTGATGGCAGCGATGATGCGCACCGGCCCACCGCATCGTCGGCAGACGGTGACGTCGATGGCAAACACGCGCGCCAGTAGTTTGGCCCAGCCGATGCGGGCCTTGGGCCCCCTCTGTCAGGGTGCGTGGGGTGACGACGCGCCGGTGTTGAGAATGCGAAGTCGAAGGCGGCCACGGACGCAGGCCCGCCGTGTCGAACATCGGCACCTGCGTGGGCGGGGTCGCACTCGCGGGCGCTCCTGCGGGCCGCAGCAGCGAGCGCAGGGCGTGATGGTTCGAGAAGACACCGAAGTACCGCACCTGATGCTGCCGCGGCGGCGGCACCAGGCCGACCAGGCGGGCGAGGAAGCGCTCGGGCTCGACATCGACGTGGGTCGCGCCTTGGCGCGTGGGCACCTCGAAGAGGATGCGGACACGACCATCTGCGAGGGCTCGGACAGCGTCATGGGCGAACGGTGGCCGCAGCATGTAGCGGAGCATCCGTGACGTCGCGCGGCGGCCGTTCGCGCCCATCGTCGGGTTGCTATCGCAGTTTCTCGTGCCGCTCGCGCTCGGGATGCTCGTGCGCGCGCGGTGGCCAGCGCGGGCGCGGATGGCCGAGAAGGTGGGCAGCATCGCCGGCATCGCCGTCCTCGGCTTGCTCATCGTCACCGGCCTGGTCAGCAACGCGGCGCTGCTCGGGCGCACCACCGCGCCGATGGTGCTCGCCGCGTTCGGCCTGGGCGCCTGCGGCTTCGGCCTGGGCTGGCTCGGCGCGCGCGCCGTCGGCCTGCCCTCGGCGCAGCGCCGCACAGTCGCCTTCGAGACCGGCATCCAGAACAGCCCGATGGCGCT encodes the following:
- a CDS encoding transposase; the protein is MALRIGRTSEVGASSRRGATHVDVEPERFLARLVGLVPPPRQHQVCYFGVFSNHHALRSLLRPAGAPRECDPAHAGAHVRHAGPAPVAALDFAAQHRRVVTPRTQGGLE
- a CDS encoding ATP-dependent Clp protease proteolytic subunit; amino-acid sequence: MRAFIRDQLARLGLGRLAKHPPPNQVSSDADPGERPWSLGVEQSLQRREVSVTGMITDRSATTIIAQMLYLDAEDPAAPMTLRIDSPGGVATSTLAIYDAIQHVKAPVCTAVAGVAGGTAILIAVAGASGHRTATARSLYRFVRFRFRYRSEAAGRECDRLVDAFAAAIGRHTQLDRRAVARAMDREERMHALVALRRGFVDHVGGGDLLDGGR
- a CDS encoding leucine-rich repeat domain-containing protein codes for the protein MPKLKPKDPLAAVRSHPEKVKKLEINPADARNNGFEVKPLKAFPEEVLACKNLVSLEIFRGITGPVTIPDGIGKLRNLEVLMLGGLSLRAVPKAIGDLSKLKTLSLDYNASLAALPDTIGRLKNLETISFTDTRIRELPKALFDCKRLKRLDLRGIAKVPPGLGKLTNLEELYIQASALAGVGAEIGRLTKLKTLFVDGKGAVPAAVFSLSGVTTLQLRGLGLKELPPLGGLKKLVRLDISDNKLTSVSPAIASLPALEVLDFSGNPLPIEEKRIVDAMMKVSPAKRASKLGAAKPKPAAKAKTATKTKKAGARKAQPRPKAPRRFGSVVSENPSLVIRIGEKDSKKRPVTVSLDVGQGIAHVWAAGNDGRLAVTEMVLEGEESDMSADDRELFFEFIRAPLAKGAKLVGKFDIEDDDDWMIQLAPAKGDAEEDGVVVDVVSTSWKVMLEPEVRAAWGKGRRCLLVPA
- a CDS encoding transposase, whose translation is MGANGRRATSRMLRYMLRPPFAHDAVRALADGRVRILFEVPTRQGATHVDVEPERFLARLVGLVPPPRQHQVRYFGVFSNHHALRSLLRPAGAPASATPPTQVPMFDTAGLRPWPPSTSHSQHRRVVTPRTLTEGAQGPHRLGQTTGARVCHRRHRLPTMRWAGAHHRCHHRRRRDRSSAPRCKAAASSAPARTTRFLRPLNLQTRGTAGASSDRRRTVAPLTAPRHRFARRVLPSDARPRRRSRSAPRPSAILPAPSSARTLARSLSHCTHEPRLRYPLQTS